Proteins from a genomic interval of Rattus norvegicus strain BN/NHsdMcwi chromosome 2, GRCr8, whole genome shotgun sequence:
- the Aadacl2fm2 gene encoding arylacetamide deacetylase-like 2 isoform X2: MLAKMFENLGLIKYEDVLSIFMRVLLTKPVSDENITVIDTDFSDIPVRLYLPKWKSERQRPAVIYIHGGAFTLGSCKIRSYDYLNRWTANKLDAVVVGLDYRLAPQYPFPTAFEDCVLVIKFFLQDTILEKYGVDPTRICISGDSSGGSLATAATQLLQNNPEYKDKIKAQALIYPALQFIDTLMPSHREYEHGPFLSREIGIKLAHLYVTEDIALHQAMQRNEHMPQGSRHLFKFVNWSDFLPEKYKKNHVYNEPTLGKLNVFYPALMDSRLSPLLASDSQLQSLPLTYILTCEHDVLRDEGLIYITRLRNVGVQVAHDHIEEGIHGVMSLIAMPYNLQLGLKVGEKYISWLEKNL; the protein is encoded by the exons ATGCTG GCCAAAATGTTTGAAAACTTGGGTCTTATAAAATATGaagatgttttgtctatatttatGAGAGTGCTTCTGACAAAACCAGTTTCAGATGAAAACATTACAGTGATTGACACAGACTTCAGTGACATCCCTGTTCGTCTGTATTTACCCAAATGGAAGTCTGAAAGACAGCGACCAGCTGTGATTTACATTCATGGTGGTGCCTTCACCTTAGGAAGCTGCA aGATACGCTCCTATGATTACCTGAACCGATGGACAGCAAACAAGCTTGATGCTGTTGTTGTGGGACTAGA ctaCAGGCTTGCTCCTCAGTATCCATTCCCAACTGCCTTTGAAGATTGTGTTCTTGTGATCAAGTTCTTTCTCCAGGACACAATTCTTGAAAAGTATGGAGTAGATCCCACTCGCATTTGTATTTCTGGAGACAGCTCTGGAGGCTCATTGGCAACAGCAGCAACTCAGTTG cTCCAGAATAATCCAGaatataaagataaaattaaGGCACAAGCCTTGATATATCCTGCACTACAATTTATCGACACCTTGATGCCATCTCATCGAGAGTATGAACATGGTCCCTTTCTTTCAAGAGAGATAGGAATTAAGCTGGCACACCTATATGTAACTGAAGACATAGCCCTGCACCAGGCTATGCAGAGAAATGAACACATGCCTCAAGGATCAAGACACCTGTTCAAGTTTGTTAACTGGAGTGACTTTCTTCCTGAGAAGTATAAAAAGAACCATGTTTATAATGAGCCCACTCTTGGAAAGCTAAATGTATTCTACCCAGCACTTATGGATAGCAGGCTATCTCCTTTGCTAGCCAGTGACTCTCAGTTACAGAGTTTGCCATTAACATACATCCTCACTTGTGAACATGATGTCCTAAGAGATGAGGGTCTCATTTATATTACACGTCTTAGAAATGTTGGGGTTCAAGTTGCTCATGACCACATAGAAGAAGGGATCCATGGAGTCATGTCACTCATTGCAATGCCATACAATTTACAGTTAGGATTAAAAGTAGGAGAAAAATATATCAGTTGGTTAGAAAAAAACTTATAA
- the Aadacl2fm2 gene encoding arylacetamide deacetylase-like 2 isoform X1: protein MGYMGYKTLCFGLFLILFAYYSYIPMPENIEERWKIQFLDAGMKMLSFMAKMFENLGLIKYEDVLSIFMRVLLTKPVSDENITVIDTDFSDIPVRLYLPKWKSERQRPAVIYIHGGAFTLGSCKIRSYDYLNRWTANKLDAVVVGLDYRLAPQYPFPTAFEDCVLVIKFFLQDTILEKYGVDPTRICISGDSSGGSLATAATQLLQNNPEYKDKIKAQALIYPALQFIDTLMPSHREYEHGPFLSREIGIKLAHLYVTEDIALHQAMQRNEHMPQGSRHLFKFVNWSDFLPEKYKKNHVYNEPTLGKLNVFYPALMDSRLSPLLASDSQLQSLPLTYILTCEHDVLRDEGLIYITRLRNVGVQVAHDHIEEGIHGVMSLIAMPYNLQLGLKVGEKYISWLEKNL, encoded by the exons ATGGGATACATGGGATACAAAACTCTGTGCTTCGGGTTGTTCCTTATTCTCTTTGCTTATTATAGTTATATACCAATGCCTGAAAACATTGAAGAACGCTGGAAAATTCAGTTTCTGGATGCTGGTAtgaaaatgttgtcatttatg GCCAAAATGTTTGAAAACTTGGGTCTTATAAAATATGaagatgttttgtctatatttatGAGAGTGCTTCTGACAAAACCAGTTTCAGATGAAAACATTACAGTGATTGACACAGACTTCAGTGACATCCCTGTTCGTCTGTATTTACCCAAATGGAAGTCTGAAAGACAGCGACCAGCTGTGATTTACATTCATGGTGGTGCCTTCACCTTAGGAAGCTGCA aGATACGCTCCTATGATTACCTGAACCGATGGACAGCAAACAAGCTTGATGCTGTTGTTGTGGGACTAGA ctaCAGGCTTGCTCCTCAGTATCCATTCCCAACTGCCTTTGAAGATTGTGTTCTTGTGATCAAGTTCTTTCTCCAGGACACAATTCTTGAAAAGTATGGAGTAGATCCCACTCGCATTTGTATTTCTGGAGACAGCTCTGGAGGCTCATTGGCAACAGCAGCAACTCAGTTG cTCCAGAATAATCCAGaatataaagataaaattaaGGCACAAGCCTTGATATATCCTGCACTACAATTTATCGACACCTTGATGCCATCTCATCGAGAGTATGAACATGGTCCCTTTCTTTCAAGAGAGATAGGAATTAAGCTGGCACACCTATATGTAACTGAAGACATAGCCCTGCACCAGGCTATGCAGAGAAATGAACACATGCCTCAAGGATCAAGACACCTGTTCAAGTTTGTTAACTGGAGTGACTTTCTTCCTGAGAAGTATAAAAAGAACCATGTTTATAATGAGCCCACTCTTGGAAAGCTAAATGTATTCTACCCAGCACTTATGGATAGCAGGCTATCTCCTTTGCTAGCCAGTGACTCTCAGTTACAGAGTTTGCCATTAACATACATCCTCACTTGTGAACATGATGTCCTAAGAGATGAGGGTCTCATTTATATTACACGTCTTAGAAATGTTGGGGTTCAAGTTGCTCATGACCACATAGAAGAAGGGATCCATGGAGTCATGTCACTCATTGCAATGCCATACAATTTACAGTTAGGATTAAAAGTAGGAGAAAAATATATCAGTTGGTTAGAAAAAAACTTATAA